The Alistipes finegoldii DSM 17242 DNA segment AGTGACCTTGTCCGTTCCTTCCGCACGGTGGGAGACGGGGCGGACGACGATGATGCGCCCTGCGTTGAAGAGGTCGGCTGTCCGCGATTCGACGGAGCCTTCGAGGATTTCATCGTCGAAGCCGTCGCCCGACTGATCGGCCCTGCGGTCCGTACGGTTCAGTTCCGGGCGGTCGCTGAGCCATGTAGCCACGTTGTACTGAACGTCGGGGATGCCCGCCGGACGCATTCTCAGCTGCGGGTCCGCAGCCGAAAAGAGGACCGTGAATTCCGGCAGATAGTCGGGCAGGAGGTGCTGCCCGCCGAACACGACCGTATGGTCGGGTTTCACCCTGAATTCCTGCGCCTGCGCCGGGCGGCACGCTCCCGCCGCGGCCAGTATGATCAGCAGTATGCGGCCGGTCTTGGTCATTGTTCGAGGTCGAATTTCAGGGTCTGTATTCCGTAGCCCGGCAGGGTGATGCCGAACGCTCCGTCGCCGCCGGGCGTGATTTTGCGTCCGGTTGCGGGATCGTCGGCCGAAGCGGTGCCGATGCGCCTGCCGGCGATGGCCGCGGGGTGCACCGTCAGCGCCGTATGCTGGGGCCGTGGCGTGCTGTTCATCAGGATCAGGAATAGCCTGTTCCGGTCCGTCGTCAGGGCCGACAGAATTTCGATGTCGGTGTTGTCGGCGTCGAACAGCCCTTTGACCATGATTGGATTCGCCTGCTCGTCGTATACGGTTCCCGGTTCGAATCCGAAGATGCGCTGCGGACCGACTTTCGGGGTCATGAAACCGCGGGGGAACGAGATTCGGCGGCCGCTCCGCATTTCGGCTTCGGCGAAGACGTAATCGGCGATCCACCCCAGCTGCCACCACGCATGGTGCGGGAAGGGACCGGGACCCCGGTCGAACTGGCTCCAGTAATAGGTCGCCATGTGCGTGTCCGGTGCGAGGTGCGCTTCGCGCGCCGTAGCCGCAGCCCGCGCGAGGTCGAGGAAGAGCCGGTCTGCGGTCTCTTCGTACAGTCTTACGAACATGCCGCAGTGGCTGGTGAGCAGGATCGGGCCGCTCTTGACCGCCGACCCGGCGCAGCCGCCGTGCTCGAAGCAGAGACCGACCTGACTGATCTGCCACTCCTGCATCTTCCGCCCTTTGTACTCGATTTCACGGTCGCCCGGCGTCGGATGCGTGTAGATCGACGTGGCGTACATCCGGGCCGTGCGGAGCGCGGCGTCGCGGTATCGGGCCTCTCCGGTCAGGCCGTGCATGTCGAGCAGGGCCTGTACGGCCTGTCCCGTGGCGAAGTCGTTGATAAGGCGCGCGTCGCCGCAGACCCCGGTGAAAGCCCCCTTGTCCACGGCGTTGCGGGCGAACCAGTCGGCGCCCCGCACCGCGGCGTCGAGGTATTTGCGTTCGCCGAGCAGCTTATAGGCGACGACGAAGCCGTAAAACGTGGGCCGGAGGTCTTTCAGGTCGGTGAACAGCGGTTTCCCGTCGTGTTTGCCGTAGGCCACGGCAAAACCGCCGTCGGCCTGCTGCAACGACAGCAGCCGTTCGGCTCCGGCCCGGAAACTGCTGCGCAGCAGCGAGTCGTCCCTTTCGAAGAGCAGGATGTTGCCCAAGTCCATGAGCGTATAGTACGTGATGCCGATCGGTTCGATATGGTCGCCCCACTCTTCGACGAATTTTTGCTTTTTCCACAGGTAATACTGTCCCATGGCCGCGCCGTGGTTGGGATCGCCGGCCGGGGCCTGCTGCATCAGTTTGAAGTTGCGCATGTAGGGAAGCCGATCCTCGGTAAGCCGCGGATCGCCGGTCATCGAGGCGAGCATCCACGATGCGCCGATGTCGGAATTCTTCATGGCGTCGTGGTCGGCTTCGACGACTCCGCCCAGATAGTCCTGCGCTCCGATGGTCAGCCCCCTTGTAGGCGGCGGTCCGCCAGAAGGAGAGCGAGTCGTCGAGAATGTAGTCCCAGATCGCTTCCATGCGCTTGTAGAGCGGAAGGGTCGTATGTTTGAGCGCGAGGAAGTTGCCCAGACTGTAAATGTCGTAAACGGCGTGTTTGTGCGCTTCGTACCACCCCTTGTCCGTCATGCTGACGCGGAATCCGAACCGGACGGAGTCTCCCGCCTGCTTTTCGGACCCCTCCTGTCCGAGCACCGGATAGTAGAGCGTCGGGGAGAGTTCTCCCTGCCGGTTCATGTGCGAAAGGCCGCACCGCCACGAGATGCCGTGCGTGCGCTTGCCGCCGGTGTATTCGGAGCGGGAGTAGCCGCTGTCGGGGATCAGCGCCAGCGTATTGCCCGCTTTTTCGGTCATGGACATGATCATCGTGGTGACCGTATTGTCGTTGCATTGACCGGCAGGTGGGGCAGTCCCTGTCCGTACATGTAGGCGAGGTGGAATACGGGCTGGATGTAGTCGCCTTGGAAAAAGCCCGGAACGACGCTCCAGCCGAGCCGCTCTTCGGGAAGTATGGCCAGCGTGGGCGTGCTTACCGAATAGTACCCCTTGCGAGCCGGGTAGAACACGCTTTCGATGCGTATGTCCGCCGAATAATCCGGGTCGGGACTCCATGTCGTGCGCAGGCGGCCCAGTTCGTTGCGGGCTTCGAAGCAGACGGTGCGCCCCTCTTTCCAGCCTTTTTCGGGGTAGAAGCGCAGCGCTTCGCCCGCGCGGTTCATCGGCACGGAAGAGACCGCCCTGTTGGAATCCTTGGCGATGTAGTGGAACCGCGCGATGTCGAAGTTCATGGTGTCGCCGCCGCGGTTGGTGATCGTTTCCGGCTCCGCCGAGGGCTTTTCGCTGCTGAAGAGTATCGTATACGCTCCGTCGGGCACTCCCCAGCAGCAGCCTTTGCGGTCGGCGATACGTGAGATTTTCCATCCTTCCGCGGTCTGCTCCCAGCGGAT contains these protein-coding regions:
- a CDS encoding beta-L-arabinofuranosidase domain-containing protein — translated: MKNSDIGASWMLASMTGDPRLTEDRLPYMRNFKLMQQAPAGDPNHGAAMGQYYLWKKQKFVEEWGDHIEPIGITYYTLMDLGNILLFERDDSLLRSSFRAGAERLLSLQQADGGFAVAYGKHDGKPLFTDLKDLRPTFYGFVVAYKLLGERKYLDAAVRGADWFARNAVDKGAFTGVCGDARLINDFATGQAVQALLDMHGLTGEARYRDAALRTARMYATSIYTHPTPGDREIEYKGRKMQEWQISQVGLCFEHGGCAGSAVKSGPILLTSHCGMFVRLYEETADRLFLDLARAAATAREAHLAPDTHMATYYWSQFDRGPGPFPHHAWWQLGWIADYVFAEAEMRSGRRISFPRGFMTPKVGPQRIFGFEPGTVYDEQANPIMVKGLFDADNTDIEILSALTTDRNRLFLILMNSTPRPQHTALTVHPAAIAGRRIGTASADDPATGRKITPGGDGAFGITLPGYGIQTLKFDLEQ